In a single window of the Elaeis guineensis isolate ETL-2024a chromosome 6, EG11, whole genome shotgun sequence genome:
- the LOC105047205 gene encoding uncharacterized protein has protein sequence MPALTMKNKLSRECVRRHGLHVCRNSTKISKDSCPQVKTFEQAAVLDTCIQNHQDGSSNIDISGQNIVITEAKDFRNILDEVSTHILKGSLSATCPYNMEPIVSCNLEDNDAQFKLMNHGDAVKDENPELPHLVADDSDDGSCSSSGSQTCSVLNFHGSESFSTLPYDTDMGFADVMSAACSSHELTNSDIMIDMAERYMILPFLEKTAETNHIQVEESYEETMMNSDDAFLYLAIHQMKSSDQETEITCHAGDLDEIECFDPQLLFRSLPDLPEALSSICPILLPKEMQQRKPITLVLDLDETLVHSTLEHCDDADFTFPVFFNMKQHTVYVRRRPHLQLFLERVAQMFEIVIFTAGQSIYAEQLLDILDPEKKLISQRIYRESCIFSDGSYTKDLTILGINLAKVAIVDNSPQVFQLQVNNGIPIKSWFDDPADHALLQLLPFLESLADADDVRPIIAKKFGNKE, from the exons ACATTTGAACAGGCAGCTGTATTGGACACTTGTATTCAAAATCATCAGGATG GttcttcaaatattgacatatctGGACAGAACATTgtgatcacagaagctaaagatTTCCGCAACATATTGGATGAAGTTTCTACCCATATTCTGAAG GGTTCACTATCAGCCACATGTCCATATAACATGGAACCGATTGTCTCATGTAATCTTGAGGACAATGATGCTCAGTTTAAACTGATGAATCATGGTGATGCAG TTAAAGATGAAAACCCTGAATTGCCTCATCTTGTTGCTGATGACAGCGATGATGGAAGTTGTAGTTCAAGTGGTTCTCAAACTTGCAGTGTATTGAATTTCCATGGCTCTGAAAGTTTTTCTACTTTACCCTATGATACTGATATGGGATTTGCAGATGTCATGAGTGCTGCTTGTTCTAGTCATGAGCTTACAAATTCTGACATAATGATTGATATGGCGGAGAGATACATGATTTTGCCTTTCCTAGAGAAAACAGCAGAAACCAACCACATTCAAGTTGAGGAGTCCTATGAAGAAACAATGATGAATTCTGATGATGCATTCTTGTATCTAGCAATTCACCAAATGAAATCATCTGATCAGGAAACTGAGATAACCTGTCATGCTGGTGATTTGGATGAAATTGAGTGCTTCGATCCACAATTGCTATTTAGAAGTTTACCTGATTTACCTGAAGCACTTTCATCCATTTGTCCTATCTTGCTTCCAAAGGAAATGCAGCAAAGGAAGCCTATTACCCTTGTACTTGATTTGGATG AAACTCTTGTCCATTCTACCTTGGAGCATTGTGATGATGCTGACTTTACCTTTCCGGTCTTCTTTAACATGAAACAACATACTGTATATGTAAGACGTAGGCCTCACCTGCAGCTGTTTCTGGAGAGGGTAGCTCAGATGTTTGAGATTGTCATTTTCACAGCCGGTCAAAGTATTTATGCCGAACAGCTACTGGACATACTGGATCCAGAAAAAAAGTTGATTTCACAGCGTATTTATCGTGAATCATGCATATTTTCTGATGGCAGCTATACAAAGGACCTGACCATTTTAGGAATCAATTTGGCAAAAGTTGCCATAGTTGATAATTCTCCACAG GTTTTCCAGTTGCAAGTAAATAATGGGATACCTATTAAGAGTTGGTTTGATGATCCAGCGGACCATGCATTGCTTCAATTACTTCCTTTCCTGGAGAGCCTGGCAGATGCAGATGATGTCCGTCCTATTATTGCAAAGAAATTTGGAAATAAGGAATAA